One window of Papaver somniferum cultivar HN1 chromosome 9, ASM357369v1, whole genome shotgun sequence genomic DNA carries:
- the LOC113311706 gene encoding transcription initiation factor TFIID subunit 11-like has product MVNKKVIKEAKRNKSVPTPKKVVNKQAKIVRVSPFKINLKDQSKKSPAKQTPKKKKKSSEHPDSGKSPRRSSPRFKNTPEEPHNAEKTSQNSSEEPHDAEKTTPTRSSPRKIKSAVEPSTSGASQVAPSSEVVKKQKYAKRRLYTGPCPNVQVRNVNDTFSDLQDSEDEEDEDEDDEQEEKGNEEVENENVEKENEENEDEENENDGEDHGVGNENETEAQV; this is encoded by the exons ATGGTAAACAAAAAG GTTATCAAAGAAGCAAAGAGAAACAAGTCGGTCCCAACTCCCAAAAAGGTAGTAAACAAGCAGGCAAAAATCGTCCGCGTGTCTCCTTTCAAG ATCAATTTGAAAGACCAGAGTAAAAAGTCTCCTGCCAAACAAActcctaagaagaagaagaagagttcagAGCATCCTGATAGCGGAAAGAGTCCAAGACGATCATCCCCTAGGTTCAAGAATACTCCTGAGGAACCTCATAATGCTGAAAAGACATCTCAGAACAGTTCAGAGGAACCACATGATGCTgaaaagactactccaacacGATCATCGCCTCGGAAAATTAAAAGTGCAGTTGAACCA TCCACATCAGGAGCATCCCAAGTTGCACCCTCTAGTGAAGTTGTTAAGAAGCAGAAATATGCAAAGCGGAGATTGTACACAGGGCCATGTCCAAATGTGCAAGTCAGGAATGTGAATGATACTTTCTCAGATCTTCAAGAcagtgaagacgaagaagatgaagatgaagatgatgaacaagaagagaAGGGAAATGAAGAGGTGGAAAATGAAAACGTGGAAAAAGAGAATGAGGAAAATGAGGACGAGGAAAATGAGAACGATGGCGAGGACCATGGCGTGggaaatgaaaatgaaacagAAGCTCAGGTATGA
- the LOC113313378 gene encoding uncharacterized protein LOC113313378, with protein MSALWITNGKNGNEAVSLNNKDQPIGDPSLQLASVLGVLVRRNIALKHMYWRLVPKEAKDNICAVVQQRFVVDEFYKDYYVEKMGCYLKEARSRKAGKILALDEVEKEEREKKLAELKPNNSTVNEWEEFVKHVCSEEFRTKRFRTQQIRKKYTTPHTISRLGWARLEAKMQKERKAQEEIDIVEVWTTGHKQKEGKEPNPGVVEALEKIQRAAEEHGADVGSSVTDDFLSKALGDDKPGRLIGIGYGATKTKMVVKTHYKKIIKECRDSMKEVNESLALLEEKTSSCVCYGSSHLHNVSPKSGNARKVVGSTSMNVPHHENDSPISRPMAGGVLE; from the exons ATGAGTGCACTATGGATAACAAATGGTAAGAATGGCAACGAAGCTGTTAGCCTTAACAATAAGGATCAGCCTATTGGTGATCCTTCGTTGCAACTTGCAAGTGTGTTGGGAGTTCTGGTTAGGAGAAACATCGCACTAAAACACATGTATTGGAGACTTGTCCCTAAAGAAGCCAAAGATAACATATGTGCGGTTGTCCAG CAAAGGTTTGTTGTCGATGAGTTTTACAAAGATTACTATGTTGAGAAGATGGGATGTTATCTTAAAGAGGCTAGGTCAAGGAAAGCCGGGAAGATACTCGCCTTAGATGAGgtagagaaagaagaaagagagaagaagctGGCAGAACTGAAACCAAATAATAGCACTGTCAATGAGTGGGAAGAGTTCGTGAAACATGTTTGCTCGGAGGAATTCAGA ACAAAAAGATTCCGGACGCAACAAATCAGGAAGAAATACACCACTCCACACACTATCAGTAGACTAGGTTGGGCGAGACTCGAGGCTAAGATG CAAAAGGAACGGAAAGCACAAGAAGAGATTGATATAGTCGAAGTTTGGACAACAGGTCACAAACAGAAGGAAGGAAAGGAACCTAATCCGGGTGTTGTGGAGGCTTTG GAAAAGATTCAAAGAGCAGCAGAAGAGCATGGTGCTGATGTTGGATCATCTGTGACagatgattttctttccaaagcTCTTGGTGACGACAAACCAGGGAGACTGATAGGAATTGGGTATGGAGCGACAAAGACTAAAATGGTTGTCAAGACCCATTATAAGAAGATCATCAAAGAGTGTCGGGACAGTATGAAGGAAGTGAACGAGAGCCTTGCACTGTTAGAG GAAAAGACGTCGAGTTGTGTCTGCTATGGTTCCTCACACTTGCACAACGTCAGTCCAAAG TCTGGAAATGCTAGAAAAGTTGTTGGTAGCACTAGCATGAATGTTCCCCACCATGAAAATGACAGTCCAATCAGCAGACCAATGGCAGGGGGAGTGCTAGAGTAA